DNA sequence from the Bacillus pumilus genome:
ATTGAACGTATGCTTCATGAAAAAAGACCGTTGCATACGCTGGACATAACCTCAGAAATTAAAGAAGAATTTGTGAATGAAATTTTTTCTCACTTGCCAGAAGAGTTTGCAAAAAGAGCCAAAATTCAATTTTGTGGACCAACTGGTGGTGACGCCATAGAAGCAGCAATTAAATTAGTCAAAACAGCGACAGGGAATCGAAGCATTCTATCTTTCCATGGTGCGTATCACGGTGCGACACATGCCACGATGTCATTAAGCGGGAATTTATCTCCAAAGGAAAGAGTACAAGGGTTAATACCTGATGTTCATTTTATGCCTTACCCATATGAATATCGCTGCCCATTTGGAATTGGTGGGAAGAATTCGCACCGCATTTCAAGTTCGTATATTGAGCGCGTATTAAATGATCCTGAAAGTGGTATTCTTCCGCCAGCAGGTATGATCTTTGAAGCAGTGCAGGGCGAGGGGGGCTCCATTCCAGCATCGATTGAATGGATGAAAGAAATGAGAAGAATCACAAAAGAAAAAGGGATCCCACTCATTATTGATGAGGTTCAATCAGGCATCGGCCGAACAGGGAAGATGTTTGCCTTTGAACATGCAGGAATTGTACCTGACGTTATTGTGCTGTCAAAAGCCATTGGTGGAAGCCTGCCGCTTTCAGTTGTGATTTATGATCAAGATTTAGATCAATGGAATCCAGGTGCACACATCGGGACATTTAGAGGGAATCAAATGGCGATGGCTGCTGGAACTGCTACGCTTAAATTTATCAAAGAAACCAACCTGCTTGATCATGTAGAACAGTTAGGAGATCGTATGCAGGCGCATCTAAAAGACATCCAAAAACAAGTCCCTGCTCTCGGTGATGTTCGAGGGAGAGGCTTAATGATTGGCGTTGAAGTAGTCAATCCAAATGAGAAACAGGATGTGGACGGAAGCTATCCAGCGAATCCAGAGCTGGCCAGTCTTATTCAAAAGAATTGCTTCGACAAAGGCTTAATTGTGGAGACAGGAGGCCGTTTCGGAAGTGTTATTCGATTCTTGCCACCACTCATTATGACAGAAGAACAGCTTGAAAAAGTCATCGCTATTTTTAAAGAGGCCGTGTACGATGCAATCAACTAAGGCTTCAGTGGATTCATTATTTATCAATCAAAGCCAGCTTGGAAGAGAGTCCTTCCAAGCGGCTCTTCATACATCTATCGACAGCTTACTGGATCAATGGCAAAAAGACACAGGACCATACAGTGGAATATTGCCTGGGAAATTAGCGGATAGTGTCGAATCGCTATTCCGATTTCAACCGTCTGGTGAATCCATTGAATCCGTCTTTCAAGATATAAAAGAACATCTTTTGCCGCATTTGATTGATGTATCGCATCCTAAATGCTTGGCACATCTGCATTGTCCACCGCTTATTCCTGCACTTGCCGCAGAGGTGATGGTAAGTTCCTTTAACCAATCAATGGATTCCTTTGATCAAAGCGGTATTGCTTCTTTGGTTGAGGAAGAAATTCTCAAGTGGCTATGTGCGAAGTTTTCTTATGGCAGCCTAGCAGATGGGACATTTACAAGCGGTGGAACCCAATCTAACTACATGGGGCTGCTTCTAGCGAGAGATGCCTTTTGTGAAAACACATGGCAGTGGAATGTTCAGCAGAAAGGCTTACCAAGTGAATCTCACCGCATGAGAATCCTTTGCTCGAAGAATGCTCACTTCACTGTGAAAAAATCTGCATCCCAGTTAGGTTTAGGAGAGCAGGCAGTCGTACTAGTCGAGACAGATGAGCATCATCGAATGGATCTCAATGATTTGAAAAAGAAGCTGGCTGAGTTGAAGGAGCAGAACTTGCTGCCTTTTGCGGTAGTAGCCACTTGCGGGACAACGGATTTTGGCAGTATTGACCCAGTTCGAGAGGTATATGACCTCGTCAAGCCATACGGTCTTTGGATTCACGCAGATGCTGCCTACGGCGGAGCACTTGTATTAAGCGAAACCTACCGTAAGAAGTTAGA
Encoded proteins:
- a CDS encoding aspartate aminotransferase family protein, translating into MSIKTVSKNQQFLEQQSQRESNARSYPRRFPLAMQKAEGMIVTDADGREFYDCLAGAGTLALGHNHPVVIDAIERMLHEKRPLHTLDITSEIKEEFVNEIFSHLPEEFAKRAKIQFCGPTGGDAIEAAIKLVKTATGNRSILSFHGAYHGATHATMSLSGNLSPKERVQGLIPDVHFMPYPYEYRCPFGIGGKNSHRISSSYIERVLNDPESGILPPAGMIFEAVQGEGGSIPASIEWMKEMRRITKEKGIPLIIDEVQSGIGRTGKMFAFEHAGIVPDVIVLSKAIGGSLPLSVVIYDQDLDQWNPGAHIGTFRGNQMAMAAGTATLKFIKETNLLDHVEQLGDRMQAHLKDIQKQVPALGDVRGRGLMIGVEVVNPNEKQDVDGSYPANPELASLIQKNCFDKGLIVETGGRFGSVIRFLPPLIMTEEQLEKVIAIFKEAVYDAIN
- a CDS encoding pyridoxal phosphate-dependent decarboxylase family protein — encoded protein: MQSTKASVDSLFINQSQLGRESFQAALHTSIDSLLDQWQKDTGPYSGILPGKLADSVESLFRFQPSGESIESVFQDIKEHLLPHLIDVSHPKCLAHLHCPPLIPALAAEVMVSSFNQSMDSFDQSGIASLVEEEILKWLCAKFSYGSLADGTFTSGGTQSNYMGLLLARDAFCENTWQWNVQQKGLPSESHRMRILCSKNAHFTVKKSASQLGLGEQAVVLVETDEHHRMDLNDLKKKLAELKEQNLLPFAVVATCGTTDFGSIDPVREVYDLVKPYGLWIHADAAYGGALVLSETYRKKLDGIELADSITIDFHKQFYQPISCGAFLLKDKRHFGLINYHADYLNPKEDELDGILHLVNKSVQTTRRFDALKLLLSLRLIGEEGFGEIIDHTIHFAKDVAALIERNDDLEVINPEPEINAVVFRFKDDDQTDDINKIIHRTLFKTGTAVIAKTVVNDRTCLKFTLLNPRTTITHIEEILSDIVDIGIAHIQSGRVLR